From Micromonospora nigra, one genomic window encodes:
- a CDS encoding helix-turn-helix transcriptional regulator, whose translation MASDLDTLPLVGRSDMVATVRSALLDDVAPGQTAAVFLTGESGVGKTRLLHEVGARLRDAGAVVLTGSCLDIGDASPLHPLRQALRRLDATTATPDASAVRALLAVFTDGATGPDGAGALLERVSRGLNVIAGGRPLVLVLDDLQWVDRTTRQLLLYLLAGLGDLPLSVLAAVRSESLQGAHPLRRVLTELRRLRSVRVLDLGPLDRAATGQLAEAVVGGPLTPEAAERLWARSGGNPFVVEELSRALRDGCDGVSDTLREVFLARVDALPQPAHAVVHAVAAGVEPVDHRVLARVVGLPEGALIDAVRAAVDHRLLTGSDDGYRLRHRLVAEVLEHELLPAERAVLHRRYAEALTAVPGELYQARLAHHWQLAGEPARALPASVAAAREAQRLHGYAEAHRHWSVALHLAAELPDANRAELLEHAAESAHHSGEHARALALLEELAAAEAAPPVCEVHIRRARYLAAAGRSALAEAEYGRALAAADCTDRQRATAAARLAELLLHLGRYADAGERAREALALAEQVDGATSEVVLASAALGYSEAFLEDPDAGLAVMRQALATAERAGRPEDVACAYLHLAELLTGPLNICEEGVVVARRGAERVAELGLGRTWETRLLAIATNGLFRIGQWAEAEKVVAVALRHRPSGADAVELLLARCRLSVGYGDVEAADRDLESVATMLAGGGARHVIPLLTLRAGLAMWQGRHDLARQAVQRGLTETRSDDLVILAVLVWHGLRAEAEAHASRTVEVDDTSVRRLREIAERVARRSEGAVRSVREMVDGYLTLCAAEVSRLDGSDPELWARSAAEWDGRNHPYPAAYARLRQAEALLARRRKGATAGRLLREAYATAQGLGAVPLTREIHTLAGRARVSLEAPAPAPTAAGAGADELATLTSREREVLAAVAEGLTNREIGQRLFISERTIGVHVSHIFDKLQVRTRVQASAIWLRSRT comes from the coding sequence ATGGCCAGCGACCTGGACACCCTCCCGCTCGTCGGTCGGTCGGACATGGTGGCGACGGTGCGGTCCGCGCTGCTCGACGACGTGGCGCCGGGGCAGACGGCGGCGGTGTTCCTCACCGGCGAGAGCGGCGTGGGCAAGACCCGCCTGTTGCACGAGGTCGGCGCGCGACTGCGCGACGCCGGGGCCGTGGTGCTCACCGGGTCCTGTCTGGACATCGGCGACGCGTCGCCGCTGCACCCACTGCGGCAGGCGTTGCGGCGTCTCGACGCCACGACGGCCACTCCCGACGCGTCGGCGGTGCGCGCGCTGCTGGCCGTGTTCACCGACGGGGCCACGGGCCCGGACGGCGCGGGTGCGCTGCTGGAACGGGTCTCCCGCGGGCTGAACGTCATCGCGGGGGGCCGGCCACTGGTGCTCGTCCTCGACGACCTGCAGTGGGTCGACCGCACCACCCGGCAGTTGCTGCTCTACCTGCTCGCCGGGCTGGGCGACCTGCCCCTGTCGGTGCTGGCCGCGGTGCGCTCGGAGTCGTTGCAGGGCGCCCACCCGTTGCGTCGGGTGCTGACCGAGCTGCGTCGACTGCGGTCGGTGCGGGTGCTGGACCTGGGTCCGCTGGACCGGGCGGCCACCGGGCAGCTCGCCGAGGCCGTCGTCGGTGGCCCGCTCACACCGGAGGCCGCCGAGCGGCTCTGGGCGCGCAGCGGCGGGAACCCGTTCGTGGTGGAGGAGCTGTCGCGGGCCCTGCGGGACGGGTGCGACGGCGTGTCGGACACGCTGCGGGAGGTGTTCCTGGCCCGCGTCGACGCGTTGCCGCAGCCTGCCCACGCGGTGGTCCACGCCGTCGCGGCGGGGGTGGAACCGGTCGACCACCGGGTGCTCGCCCGGGTCGTCGGCCTGCCGGAAGGCGCCCTGATCGACGCGGTGCGCGCCGCCGTCGACCACCGGCTGCTGACCGGCTCCGACGACGGCTACCGGCTGCGGCACCGGCTGGTGGCCGAGGTGCTGGAACACGAGTTGCTGCCCGCCGAGCGCGCCGTGCTGCACCGGCGTTACGCCGAGGCGCTGACGGCCGTCCCGGGCGAGCTGTACCAGGCCCGGCTCGCCCACCACTGGCAGCTGGCCGGGGAGCCGGCGCGGGCGCTGCCGGCGTCGGTGGCGGCGGCGCGGGAGGCGCAGCGGCTGCACGGGTACGCCGAGGCACACCGGCACTGGTCGGTGGCGTTGCACCTGGCGGCGGAGCTGCCCGACGCGAACCGGGCGGAGCTGCTGGAGCACGCGGCGGAGTCGGCGCACCACAGCGGCGAGCACGCGCGCGCGTTGGCGCTGCTGGAGGAGTTGGCCGCCGCCGAGGCGGCCCCGCCGGTCTGCGAGGTGCACATCCGCCGGGCCCGTTACCTGGCCGCCGCCGGCCGTTCGGCGCTCGCCGAGGCGGAGTACGGGCGGGCGCTGGCAGCGGCCGACTGCACGGACCGGCAACGGGCGACCGCCGCGGCCCGCCTGGCCGAGCTGCTGCTGCACCTGGGCCGGTACGCCGACGCGGGGGAGCGGGCCCGGGAGGCCCTCGCCCTGGCCGAGCAGGTCGACGGGGCGACCTCGGAGGTGGTCCTGGCCAGTGCGGCGCTGGGCTACTCCGAGGCGTTCCTGGAGGATCCGGACGCCGGGCTGGCGGTGATGCGTCAGGCGCTGGCCACCGCCGAACGGGCGGGCCGGCCGGAGGACGTCGCCTGCGCCTACCTGCACCTGGCGGAGCTGCTGACCGGCCCGTTGAACATCTGCGAGGAGGGTGTCGTGGTGGCCCGGCGCGGTGCCGAGCGGGTCGCCGAGCTGGGCCTGGGCCGCACCTGGGAGACCCGGCTGCTGGCGATCGCCACCAACGGGCTGTTCCGGATCGGCCAGTGGGCCGAGGCGGAGAAGGTCGTGGCGGTGGCGTTGCGGCACCGGCCCTCGGGCGCGGACGCGGTGGAGCTGCTGCTGGCCCGTTGCCGCCTGTCGGTGGGCTACGGTGACGTCGAGGCCGCCGACCGTGATCTGGAGTCGGTGGCGACCATGCTCGCCGGCGGCGGTGCCCGGCACGTGATTCCGCTGCTGACGCTGCGGGCCGGCCTGGCGATGTGGCAGGGGCGGCACGACCTGGCCCGCCAGGCGGTGCAGCGCGGCCTCACCGAGACCCGCTCCGACGACCTGGTGATCCTGGCGGTGCTGGTGTGGCACGGGCTGCGTGCCGAGGCCGAGGCGCACGCCAGCCGTACGGTCGAGGTCGACGACACGTCGGTGCGTCGGCTGCGGGAGATCGCCGAGCGGGTGGCCCGACGCAGCGAGGGTGCGGTGCGTTCGGTGCGGGAGATGGTCGACGGCTACCTGACGTTGTGCGCGGCCGAGGTGAGCCGTCTCGACGGCAGTGATCCGGAGTTGTGGGCGCGCTCGGCCGCCGAGTGGGACGGGCGCAACCATCCCTACCCGGCCGCGTACGCCCGGCTGCGGCAGGCGGAGGCGCTGTTGGCCCGTCGCCGCAAGGGCGCCACGGCGGGGCGGCTGCTGCGGGAGGCGTACGCGACGGCGCAGGGTCTCGGTGCGGTGCCGCTGACCCGGGAGATCCACACCCTGGCCGGGCGGGCCCGGGTGTCCCTGGAGGCGCCCGCACCGGCTCCCACCGCCGCCGGTGCGGGCGCGGACGAGCTCGCCACGTTGACCTCCCGGGAGCGGGAGGTGCTCGCCGCGGTGGCCGAGGGGCTGACGAACCGGGAGATCGGGCAGCGGCTGTTCATCAGCGAACGCACCATCGGCGTACACGTGTCGCACATCTTCGACAAGCTCCAGGTGCGTACCCGGGTGCAGGCCAGCGCGATCTGGCTGCGGTCACGTACCTAG
- a CDS encoding DUF5995 family protein, translating into MSEPVWGPVHRDIVDLLADHPADVPAVVDHLTKLQDLLVRLPPLEDSCPLADFNKLYLTITSSVLDGLYDGRFVDPGFLSRLDVEFAARYFDALRLWTDGSQSTPKAWSCLFERMRGPDARPLPSAAAGVNAHINFDLPFALVTTFDHLESEPVDGTDQHRDYLEINRIFADRIPGLRRGYLERWQLLIDMLNGDIDDWYQGELVEYTRDVAWRNAQKIWRCRHDPHRRECERTRLDDNAAALGRLLLSPLGAFLQ; encoded by the coding sequence ATGAGCGAACCGGTCTGGGGGCCCGTGCACCGGGACATCGTCGACCTGCTCGCCGACCATCCCGCCGACGTGCCGGCCGTGGTCGACCATCTCACCAAGCTCCAGGACCTGCTGGTACGGCTGCCGCCGCTGGAGGACAGCTGCCCGCTGGCCGACTTCAACAAGCTGTACCTGACCATCACGTCCAGCGTGCTCGACGGGCTGTACGACGGCCGCTTCGTCGACCCGGGCTTCCTGTCCCGGCTCGACGTGGAGTTCGCCGCCCGGTACTTCGACGCGCTGCGGCTGTGGACCGACGGCAGCCAGAGCACCCCGAAGGCGTGGTCGTGCCTGTTCGAGCGGATGCGCGGCCCGGACGCCCGTCCGCTGCCCTCGGCGGCGGCCGGCGTCAACGCCCACATCAACTTCGACCTGCCGTTCGCCCTGGTGACCACCTTCGACCACCTGGAGTCCGAGCCGGTCGACGGCACCGACCAGCACCGCGACTATCTGGAGATCAACAGGATCTTCGCGGACCGGATCCCCGGCCTGCGGCGGGGCTACCTGGAGCGGTGGCAACTGCTCATCGACATGCTCAACGGCGACATCGACGACTGGTACCAGGGGGAACTGGTCGAATACACCCGCGACGTCGCCTGGCGCAACGCGCAGAAGATCTGGCGGTGCAGGCACGATCCGCACCGGCGCGAGTGTGAGCGTACGCGGCTGGACGACAACGCCGCGGCGCTCGGCCGGCTGCTGCTGTCGCCTCTCGGGGCGTTCCTGCAGTAG